From Mytilus edulis chromosome 8, xbMytEdul2.2, whole genome shotgun sequence, one genomic window encodes:
- the LOC139484028 gene encoding biotin-dependent acetyl-/propionyl-coenzyme A carboxylase epsilon subunit-like produces MNLRYQKEMNGKNESKISKRNEWKNESKISEGNEWKNESKISEGNEWKNESKISEGNEWKNESKISKRNEWKNESKISEGNEWKNESKISEGNEWKNESKISEGNEWKNESKISEGNEWKNESKISKGNEWKVMMILTVISQLILLN; encoded by the coding sequence ATGAATCTAAGATATCAGAAGGAAATGAATGGAAAAAATGAATCTAAGATATCAAAGAGAAATGAATGGAAGAATGAATCTAAGATATCAGAAGGAAATGAATGGAAGAATGAATCTAAGATATCAGAAGGAAATGAATGGAAGAATGAATCTAAGATATCAGAAGGAAATGAATGGAAGAATGAATCTAAGATATCAAAGAGAAATGAATGGAAGAATGAATCTAAGATATCAGAAGGAAATGAATGGAAGAATGAATCTAAGATATCAGAAGGAAATGAATGGAAGAATGAATCTAAGATATCAGAAGGAAATGAATGGAAGAATGAATCTAAGATATCAGAAGGAAATGAATGGAAGAATGAATCTAAGATATCAAAAGGAAATGAATGGAAAGTTATGATGATTTTAACAGTTATATCCCAATTAatacttttaaattga